GGTCAGAGAGGGAGTGCTAACCTCCATGCAGGTAGCAGGACAGGACTGTGAAGACGCAATTTCACTTTACCACTAGACCATCTAAGAAGGAGTGGCACTGTGTCTTCATTGCCATTCTCACCAGCGGCAAGATTATATACTAGATTAAAGCTAGTATATGGATACCTCTATACTTTGCAACCACACCTTTATTTTGCCACAAACCTCCAACGTGACCAGAAAATCTATTTTGCCTTCATCACAATAAGCTTACCTTGAAATATTGGTGATTTTAACAGGCAGCAGCAAGAATTATAAGTgcttttttcctgaggaaaaccATTAGTTTGCTCTCTACTCATTTCACAAATACACATGATACTTACCCAATACGATCCACCAAGTGATCCATGCTCTCATCTACCAAATGTCTGTTGGTTTGTCTAGTGCCAAATCCCTGCTCTTTGAACATCTTTGCAAATGCCAGAAGCTCATCAGGTGCCATTTCAAAGTATGCATAGTAGAGGAAGATGACTTCCAGGAGCATGGACTGTTCACGGAGGCATTGCACAAACCAACGGGAAACCTGACGTTCTGTCTGCACAAGGAAAAGTTCTACCATCATATGTTGAAGCTCACAGCTCAGTCAAAGCAGTTAGAAACTAAGAAGTGTTGAAGCATTTCAACAACTTGCATAGCCAGTGGTTTGTATCAATGGCAAGGAAAGCCACTGTAAATACAGAGTGTGCTGATGCAGAGAGGTTATGAACAGCTACACTTAAATGGATCTGGTAGCCTAGGGCTATCAATGGATTCATTAGAAGGAACAACACGTTCCATGCAACTCTCTCTGTTTCTGAGCAAAAGCGTTTTCtgttagaaagaaaacaagttttaggTTTCTTGGACCAGGAGAAACATCCTTTTTAACAGCATCTGCACATACACATTTTCCAATACACTGCATATAAGGAAAGACTTTGTAAGTTTGATAAACAATAGCAAGAAACAAAATACCATGAGATTTCCATGTGTTTCCCATGTAGGAGCTTCTGCTTTGTACAGCGCTTCAAACTGTTTCCGATAATTAGGAACTAGTTCCTTGTCCAACTTTTCAACACATTGGAAGTATTGTGCCTTAaatagacaaataaataaatgaacttcTCATATGCACACTCATGGGCTTTTTTCAATCACAAGTGTACAATTACTACACAGCTTACATATTTAGCCTATTTCATGACATCACAGCCAGGAAAAGGTCCTTGTACTCACTGTGTAAGGGTGCCTCTCATCCTGAAAATAGGTGAGCAGATGGAGGACGCAGCGCAGAATGCAGATCCTCTCTTCATAGTAATAGTCAGCAAGCTGTGAATATATAGTGTCATTGGCATCAATGTCCTATTGTGTCCAACTCTCACACACTGTCCTCTCCCACACACTGCCAAGGCCTTCATCACGAGAACATACAGTGCTCAAACATTACTACAGATGGAGTTTCAACtaagcagtttttaaattatctgaaaaaacccacccttaACTAACTTTACAGAGCTCAATAAAACATGCCCATAGGGACATGTCTATAATTACACAGCTAAGCGAGAAAATTtggaaaaggaaggcaaaaagacagagagagatgatCTCTCCTTACTCATCCCTATTATCCTCTGTCAAATAGGATCATCAGTCTCCATTTCAGAGTTGTCACTTCAGACAATAAGATATAAACCTCTCAGCTTTGAAAAAGTGTACATCTGCCCAGCTAAACTCCCTGATATTAATCCTAAAATTTCCTTTCTGTAGCAACTATTAACACTGTTCAAATCCTTATGTGCATCCCTCTATTTCAGAAGCACCTTCTAAAATCTGTTCTTTATATGAAGGAATACTTCAATTATTCCAAGATTTTCTGGATCCACAGAAATAAAGTCGGTTCTTTGTCAACAGATCTTTGCAATAGAAAATACAAATGGAAATTACTAACCTTCAGCATCAGAGCCTGACTCTGCCTTTCATCCTGAAGAACTGTCTGtaagcaaaacacaacaaaatatagAATTAGCTACTGCAGAAATACCTATTGACAAAATACGTACTCACacaaaaaagactgaaataaacaaaagacaatttttctttccatttcttttggaaAGACAGATTGCAAAAGTACAAAACACTCATTTGTAACTACATATTTGTTCTTCATCTCCACTCATTCTCCTTCACAAATCTGTAGCTTTCCTGCACTCCTGTGATAGAGAAAGGAATTGAGTCCCTGCAGTGAGATTCAAGCAGGAAGGGGTACTAGAAAGTTAGGCCTATCGTATTTCCTTAAAGCGGCGCCTGAGCATTGTAGGTTCAGAGAATAAAAGCTACAAAGCCATTTTCAAATCAGAACTCAGACTCACACGTGACCATGTGCATCAACAAACTACTGGTATTAAGAAAAGATGTGGAATAAATAGAACATAATTGGGAGCTATGGACCTTGAGGGAGTCCCTTGTTCCTCTGTAATCCTCTTGGAGATAACACTGTAACAACTGCACGCTCTGCTCTTCATCCAGACCCTGAAAAAGAGAGACACGCTTGAAATGAATAAAAGGCAACCGAATTCATTAAAGATGAAGATTCCCTCCAAATATTCAGGCAGCTCTTCTCTTCAAAACAAATACTTCCAAAATTtgtcaaaacaggtttttttgcatCAGGAAGATGCTTGCTTTAGTCGGTACTTCTGTTCAAAGCAAAATACCTAAGCTTTGACGTTACTTCGATTTAGGCATTTTAACTTCAGCAAAAGGAGTATAAcggtgattttaaaaaaaagataccaCCACCAGTCACTGAATTCCAACTTCTGGCTTGAAGGAACACAACCTTGCAGGTAAACTGACAGTATTTTCAAACACAGCAACTGATTTAAGGGATGTCAATTTTTAGCTGAGCAGTTGCAGACGTCTGGAAAGAACCCAAAAAAGACCAAAAGCCCGTGACTTTCTAAAAAGCAGGGCCCTTTGCAGCAAGAGGGTGTGTTAAGCAGGAAAACTGAGACAACTCAAGGTcattaactgtttttaaaaattttccccTACAGCCCCAACATGTACTTCTAACATCCTTCAGACTATTTTGAACTGAAAGGAATTTAAGTTTGCATTCAACATCAAGAAGCTTACGTAAATAACAGAATCCGAATAACAATGCATTCCAATTGCTGGgataaaaaataatcagaatagCATCTTCACTCACCAAAAACTTGCTGACCCTCAGACCCAACTCTTTTAGTGGAGCAGCTACATCtttatcagcttttattttttctgcggAAGTCgtactaaagaaaaaagaaattttagtcATGAAAAATGCAGCAATCCCAAGGAATGAACTAAAGAGGCTTAATttcagagttttcagttttatcagtttAAACTGAACATTTGCTTTTTCCTCAATGGCTTTTCAATATTTCACACAATATTGTTCACAATTATTACTATAATAAATGCAGGCTATATTCATTCCACCTTCTCCAGTGAGGGAATTTGCATTATCTTTCTGGAATTACTTGAGTGTCGAGAGGAGTcacttctccacaggctgcaccCTTGCACATGATcgctgcagctcagcagaggcAAGAGTTAAGAGCCACTTAGTGTAAGTAATGACAGCAGAAACTGCTGTTACTTGTTTCTGGTCTATATCTCATGCCCAAAAATGTTATATGGAATAAATACTTTGTCTTACTATTCCTATTCTGAAATCTCAAGTCACGCAAGagaataaaaatcttttttttatgtaACCAGAGAGAAATATTCAACATGGTCCTCTACTTACTGGGAGACCCCAGGTAAGCTCTAAAATCAAGCAATTACTATACCTTGGCGGTTTATAGTATGAAAGTCCCTCTAACAATCTCTGCCAGTGCTTGTTCAATTCTGCTGCAATCTGTGCCTAAAGAAAGAACCAAATACTTCTGAACAGATTCCTCAGTGTACATTGCTAAGTATCAGATTTGTTAAAtttaagcaaagcaaagaaattccACCACGACAAAGAGACAGGAACAACACAAGACCAGCATCTATGATTCAGACTGATTCAAGGTTCATATTGTATGAGAAAGCTCGCTGCCTTGCCTAATCAcgggaagggagaggaaatagGAGGCAATGGACTAGGTTCAGAAACATTTGGATTTCCAACCTCAAGGCAAATTCTTGAAAGCACGGGCTCCATCCCAGAAAATAAGGAAGCAGGCTGTACCACTCATGAATACCCCAGGCCAGCCAGTCTAGAAAGTAGCACTTGTGTCCGCTCCAGAAAGGGAACCACCTTTTCACATACACCCTTCCAGGCAGTTCATGAAGCAGCTATAAACAAGGAGTGGAAGAATGAACAAGTAGTGGAGACAGAGGAACAAAAAATGCACcaaggaagagggaaaagcagcaaaacatatTTTCACTAATATTCAAACAGATGTACAAACGACACATTTGGCCATGGAGTCCATTCAGTGATGGGCAAACCCGCTTAGCAAGACACGGACTTACTGGTTCTCTTAAAGCTGATCTGCCCAGAAGAATTGTCCACAATTCTCTGCTGCTCCTGTATACAAAGGGAAAAGGTGGAGAGTATTTTAATGATGAACACTATTTCAGGTTTCCATTTAGCTTACACCTTTTCAAACCTGCAATTAACTCAGAGCAGATCACACTGCAATGTAAGAAAACTGATTTAAGGAACATTAGTTTTTAGCTGACCAGTTTCAGGTGTCCTGGAAGAACCCAGGAAAGACTCAAAGAGGGTGACAACTGATATAGCAAGACTTGCAAACTCCTATCAAAGAAGTATCACATTTATATCAGTTTATTAGCTCAATTTGATTTTGCTAATTGGATGTTTGAGGTTAGTAAACAGAAACCTAATGGAAGTATAAAGCAATATTTTATTCAGTTACAATCAATGCTCTCCTCCAGATTCTTCTCTAACAGttccatccttctctctaagtggAACATAAAACCGGGTGAAGTGAAAAACTGCAGCACTTTTACATAAGGTAGAATGATATGCCGCATATCTTCACAGCATCTACCCTTGGCTTCTTGTTTCTACCCGACAAATCTGTAGAAATGCCGATCTGCACTATAAGGTATTGCAAATCACATCCTGACCCTGAGACATGCATCCAGAAAAATTAGTCTCTCTACAACAGCTCTGAAAAAGCACACGTGCCAAAAAATACTTCAGGAACTTAGACAAATGCTGATTTGATAGCAGCGTAATACAAATGAGGAGTTAAACACCACAGCTCCCCACGCAAAGACTGTCTGCAAAAGCAAGAACGCTCATTAACTTATTTTTAGAAAGGCATCATCAAAATAACTCTCTATGGCAGTGAAAGTCATCTGTAACTTCTAACACATCGTGCCACTTAAATGATAAGACCTGTTATTTCCAGTACACCTACCAACATAATTTCTACCTGCTAATTCCTTGATAGTTAGGTGCACCTCCCTGTGTATATGCTAACAAACCTACCCATGACTTGGTTGGCAACCAGGTGTGAGTGCCACCTCTCCAGCCCACACAGAGCACTGAAAGGCCACAAAATTTTACCAAGAAAAGAATCGCTTTGTAGAACTGAGCAACAGCCTCACAGAACCAACCCTGCTACTTTTCATTCCCTCCTAACTTCTTCTGTGAATAAAACTGACCGGGTTTGTTGCCAATTCGTTAGACTCCAAGACAGCTAAGGAAGGAAAGCTCTCTTTATGTGATCACGCATAACAGTGGTGTTCTTGTCCTCATTAGGACTTATAGATactaatttaatgaaaattagaCATCTAAGAACACTGCAGAGTCtaaaaatataacaataaaaGCCAAAAAACGTGCTCAGCACAAATGAAGGCACTGATCTGAAGCGATCGCTGAACCTGGAATTCATTGAACAACTTCCCTTACACATTTCCCACACCTCTATTTTGATTTTTACACTTGCAAAGAGTTGcccaaaagctgaaaaaaaacacccccgCGAACGCGCTGCTCCTCAGGAGAGCAGCCCCGGGCGGCGCTCTGGCAGACGCCGCCGACATGTCGGCGCCAAGTCGCGACTTCAGCTTCGCAAAAGCTTTCCAATAGTTCCGTGTGCCATTTCACCCTTTACAATACGgtagaataaacaaacaaacaaacaaaccaaaccaaaaacaacattaaaaagcCCCTACTAACACCGACATTTGGCCGCCTCAGTGGGTCCCCGCCGGGCGCCTCActgagggagggggcggggccccgccgcgcgcgcggggggcggggccaggccggCGCGGGCCCCGCTGCCGTTAACCCTCCCTCCGCCGACGCTGCTCCCCCCCGACGCcggacccctctctgccccccccggccccggagAGGGAGACACGGAGGCAGCGAGGGACGGGGCCGCCCCCGCTTTCCCCCCCCATCAGCCACcaccggagccgccgccgcgtccCCGCACCTCGCGCAcagcccgcccgccgccatcttCTCTCCCCTCTCACGTGACCCGCCGCGCGGAGTCCTCCTTGGCGCCGGCGTCAcgtggtggcggcggggccaCGGCCGCCGCTCCGCCTCCGGCCCCCCTTCCTCCGGCGGGTGGGGGTCATGTGACCGGCGGCAGCGCCAAGATGGCGGCGTCCTGTGAGGTGGGTCCGAGCTTGGCTCCCGGGCAGTGGTCGGGGAAGGCCGCAGCCCCTCGGGGGGACCTGGGGCTCATGCGGGCAGAGCCCCCGAGACCTTCTGGGGGCTGTTGCGGCCGCTGTTCTCTCCGCGGCCCGTATCCCGCCGCAGCTTTCCGGCAGGGAAGGCTGGGCTGCTGGGTGCCGCGGctgaggggggagaggaggaggatggcggcGCGGAAGGACGGGGCGAGGGGAGTCCGCAGTGCTGCGGAGGACAccgggaagggaggaaggggataGGTGCCGCAGGGAGGCGAGGGCTGCCGGGCGTTTGGGAGCACGTCGGTGGGAAGCGGACCGGATGGGGGTCACGAAACGGGCAGAGAACCGGGGGCGGTGGGTCCCGTTCGGTGGGCGAGAGCACGGGGAGTGCTGGGGAGCTTCACACTGAAAGAAGATGTGGGAGAAGGGAATTGCAACAGGCACAAGAAAATGAAGTAATTCGGCAGCGAAATACATCGCGTTGCAAATCCGCGGGGCAGCCGCGTTCCAAGCGGCTGCGTTAGGGCAGGAGACCCGCGTCTCACACGGTGAAATCCCTCCTTGTACAGCCCGGCTGGCGGGCTGCCTGCTGGGGGCGGGGCTGGCATGTGTCGCTATCGATGCAAGAGCCGGGTTGCACCCTTAAAGTTGCCAGACTGAGTGGAAAGTCTCTGTCAATCCTTGGCTATCGTGTGGCATTTACCCTGCCCCCTCTCAGATAAGCCCTAAGTTTCCCCCTCCCCTGTGCCCGGAAACAAGAAGGAGCCAGATCCCAAAACCATTACTGGTCACAGGCAGATATTGCCCATGTGAGTTCTGTTTTATTGACTGTGTGAttaattcttttcctgttctgtttaaaaattaattgtgaCGGCAGGAAGATTACACCTGGCCTGATGTAGCAACAGTAATGAAGTTGTTTGGCAATGAAGTATTTCAGGCTATACGAATAAGGATGCCAAAAAgcaatttattaataattaagaTTTTTTAGTGCAACGTCATCGATAAATAAATGCTCCAGACCCACAGTGTAAGGGAGTCTGACAGTACAAATTTTAATAGTTTATTACTGAGACCTCCATCAGCGTTATAATTTGGTGACACCATTCAACACTGGATGGAAAGTGTCAGTTTAATTTgagcttaagaaaaaaacagctatGCAGAAGCTTTATCTTTTCTAGTTATTGCtttaattgtttgcttttttcttttttaaatagcagttgCAGTAGCATGAAAGGGAATTCTTCCTAATGGACAACCATTGAGCACACTGGGACTCCTGAGAAAGATTTTTGAAAGCTGGAGCCACATCAGAGTGGAAACATGTTAAACAAGCCAGCACTGGTGGAATCCCTGATCGTGTTTGTCATCGTTCTCTTCGTGCACGCAGTGGTGTGGGACCGGTATTCCTGGTGCGCCGTCGCTCTCGCCGTCCAGGCTTTTTATGTCCAATTCAAATGGGACCATCTGCTCCAGCTGGGTGGGGCTGTATTCCAGTTCCGTACGGCAGCGAACAGTGGCCTCCTGCCGGCTAGCATGGTCATCCCCTTGTTGGGGATAGTGATGAAGGAGAGGTGCAAGTCTGCTGGCATTGTGTACTTCGAACGTTTTGGCATAGTTGTAGCTTCCACCGGCATGCTGGTTGctctctttctgtctgtaataGCGGTTGGCATCACAAAACCTGTGCCGACCAACACTTGCATCCTTACTGGTGTTGCTGGCAGTATAATTATCTATACCATGAAGCACTCCTTGACTGTTTCAGAAGTGATAGAGGTCCTAGAAGTGCTGCTAATTTTTGTCTACCTCAGTATGATCTTACTGTACTTGTTGCCTCGATGTTTTACTCCTGGAGAAGCTTTGCTAGTTCTTGGAGGTGTGAGTTTTGTTCTCAATCAGCTCATTAAACGCTCACTGAATGTAATCGAGGGCAGAGGTGATCCCATAGACTTTTTCCTTCTCGTAGCAGTTGTTGGAGTTGTTcttcttgggctttttttcacTGTGCTCTTCATTTTCATGGATTCGGGTACGTGGATCTCCTCCATGTTTTTCCACATGATGACAGCAGTGCTAGGCTTAGGGGTCATCATGCCTTGGCTTTACCGACTGATCCAGAGGAACCCTTTGTTCTGGCTACTCCAGTTTCTGTTTCAGACACAGACAAGAGTTTACCTTCTTGTATATTGGACTTTTTTGGCTGCTTCAGCATGTGGCGTGGTTTTCTACCAGAATGCTAAGAGATCATCTGAATCTAAAAAACACCAGGCCTCGACTATAACcaggaaatatttccatttcattgTTGTAGCTACTTATGTTCCTGGACTAATCTATGACCGCCAGCTTCTCTACGTTGCTGCAGTACTGTGTCTGGCAGTGTTTATCTTCTTAGAGTATATTCGGTACTTCAGGATCAAACCCTTTGGGCAAACCCTTAGGCATTTGCTGTCTCTCTTCTTGGATGAAAGAGACAGTGGACCTCTAATCTTGACTCATATTTATCTCCTCCTTGGCATGTCCCTCCCAGTATGGTTATTCCCCAGATCTTGTGCTCCTAAAGGTACCTTCTCTGGGGCAGGTGCACTGGTCCCCTACTCCGGGGTACTGTCAGTAGGGGTAGGAGACACTATTGCCTCCATTTTTGGTAGTACAATGGGGGAAATCAAATGGCCGGGAACAAAGAAGACCTTTGAAGGGACAATGACAGCTATTTTTGCTCAGATCATTGCTGTGGCTCTTATTCTGATCTTTGACAGCAGTGTGAATCTGAACTCCAGCTATTCCTGGATTCTGGCATCTGTGAGCTTAGTTTCTCTTTTGGAAGCTTATACTACCCAAATTGATAATCTGCTGTTGCCTCTCTACCTCCAGATAATGTTTATGGCTTAGAAGCCCTTCCAGGAGCAGAGGTCTCTGCTTTTCTAGAGAGAAGTGGTAATAGAATATGCACTGTAATGAGAGCTCAAAGCTGATCTAAACCCTGCTGGTGGTACAGGAGATAAAATtgttaaaaacagaaatgaaaaagaccTATTTAAAATAATCGGTTTGTttggtcttgttttttttcccctgtttaaaACAGCATGAGTTGATTCATGTTCTCACAAGAACACAACTGTGACTTGTAAATTGGATTATTAAACACAAACGTTATTTTTGTGTCTCTTCTGGGTGCTCAGAGGCAAAGGAGGTAGAGGAATAAGAGGTAagtcaatgaggaaaaaaaaaaaaaggcagcaaacctCTCGGCTTATGCCACCTCTGTATTGCATCAGAGCCAAAACTTGTTATACTGTACTGAGCCCTGCAGTCTTATATTACTGTGTAAGCAAACTCCTCATTTCTGTATAAGCACcatttaaagcatgttttataaTGAGGGTGACCACCATCTACACAAAAAGTGGCTACAACTGTCCCAATGTATCCAGTCACCGTCAACAAGAGCCATACTAATGCACTGCGATGTACGAACGCAATGTCAAATTCAGCAGCTATAATACCGACGTTTACCGGGGGCAGGCACAGGAGGTTTGAGAATGTAAGACACTTTATTTCAAACAGCACTAATGAGAAGGTTGCAATTTTAGCCCTGAAGGTTTATGCAACAAGAAGAAGAATGTTTTATCTTTTTCAAGATTTTAATCTCTAAATTAATTTGGAACAACATTCACCTAAGCAAAGTCACAGAAAAACCTAATTACACATTAATCATGAAAGCAGGAAATCTGTTAAAGTCAATAAACTTCTTTAATACTGTTGCAGTTTTctacttttcatgtatttttcagcTAGATGTTTAATCAACTAACTTATAAAAATGCTTCTATCAACCAATTGAGTAAAGCGATTTCATTCTGACCGTTTAGTTAAAATTATAACTGCCCTTTTATAGCCAAAAAATCCACCTAATTTTTTGATGTATTAAACAGTTCTGTATTGACGGTCTCCTCTCAGCAGTTTGCCAAGCGTCCATTAGAACAAGACGCATTAACGCAAGTTCTCCCCTTCCCCGAGAAGTGTCCAAGCAGAACATTTGCATCCCAAGATTCCTGTTTGCAGCATGAAGTTAACTTCTCACGCTACTTTTATTCACTTTTAGGAACAGTTTTGTGAAAGTCCAAGATACCTCACACGATACTGTCCTGCAGTCATAGCCCTGAGACTGTGTCTTAAGAGTGAGAATTAGACCGGGGGTGGAGTGAAACTGGTGCTCCGGGCCAGCAAAATTGGCCCCAGAACCCAATATTGTGTTTGTCCCACAACAAGCCAGGGCTCGACTGGCTGAGAAGCAGCATTGCCCAATTTACtcccctgcctgggcagggctCCTGAGATTTGATACTGCTTTTCCTGAGGATGTCAAAATTGTCCAGAGTTGGTTTTGGTTAATTATGCAATAAGTTGTCAGATACTCTTCACAGGAAACCTAACTCAGCAGTTGTGGTAGACTGAGTTTCCTTCACA
The genomic region above belongs to Rissa tridactyla isolate bRisTri1 chromosome 14, bRisTri1.patW.cur.20221130, whole genome shotgun sequence and contains:
- the DOLK gene encoding dolichol kinase, which translates into the protein MLNKPALVESLIVFVIVLFVHAVVWDRYSWCAVALAVQAFYVQFKWDHLLQLGGAVFQFRTAANSGLLPASMVIPLLGIVMKERCKSAGIVYFERFGIVVASTGMLVALFLSVIAVGITKPVPTNTCILTGVAGSIIIYTMKHSLTVSEVIEVLEVLLIFVYLSMILLYLLPRCFTPGEALLVLGGVSFVLNQLIKRSLNVIEGRGDPIDFFLLVAVVGVVLLGLFFTVLFIFMDSGTWISSMFFHMMTAVLGLGVIMPWLYRLIQRNPLFWLLQFLFQTQTRVYLLVYWTFLAASACGVVFYQNAKRSSESKKHQASTITRKYFHFIVVATYVPGLIYDRQLLYVAAVLCLAVFIFLEYIRYFRIKPFGQTLRHLLSLFLDERDSGPLILTHIYLLLGMSLPVWLFPRSCAPKGTFSGAGALVPYSGVLSVGVGDTIASIFGSTMGEIKWPGTKKTFEGTMTAIFAQIIAVALILIFDSSVNLNSSYSWILASVSLVSLLEAYTTQIDNLLLPLYLQIMFMA